From Sporosarcina sp. Te-1, the proteins below share one genomic window:
- the ltrA gene encoding group II intron reverse transcriptase/maturase: MLMERILSRENLLSALKRVERNKGSHGVDEMPVQNLRKHILEHWESMKVELLQGTYEPQPVRRVEIPKPDGGVRLLGIPTVIDRFIQQAIAQVLTSLYDPTFSDHSYGFRPNRSAHDGVRKAKGYIQEGNRWVVDIDLEKFFDKVNHDRLMGVLAKQIEDKRLLKLIRKYLKSGIMINGIVTRSEEGTPQGGPLSPLLSNIVLDELDKELEERGHKFVRYADDCNIYVKTRKAGNRVMNSVTSFIEGKLKLKVNLDKSAVDRPWKRKFLGFSFTSHKEPKVRIANESVKRMKNKIREITSRKKPYPMVYRVEKINQYLMGWCGYFALADTPSVFVHFDSWIRRRLRMCMWKDWKLPRTKVRKLIGLGVERRKAYEWGNSRKGYWRISNSPILHRALGNSYWSSQGLKSLISRYEALRYPS, from the coding sequence ATGTTGATGGAACGAATCCTGTCACGGGAAAACCTGCTTTCTGCTCTGAAACGGGTGGAACGCAATAAAGGGAGCCATGGTGTAGATGAAATGCCCGTACAAAACCTACGGAAGCACATCTTAGAACACTGGGAATCCATGAAAGTGGAACTCCTTCAGGGAACTTATGAGCCGCAACCTGTCCGCAGGGTCGAAATCCCGAAACCTGACGGGGGTGTGCGTCTATTAGGCATCCCTACCGTGATAGACCGTTTCATTCAACAGGCGATTGCCCAAGTTTTAACCTCCTTATATGATCCGACCTTTTCAGACCATAGTTATGGGTTTCGACCTAATCGAAGCGCACACGATGGGGTAAGGAAAGCAAAAGGATATATACAGGAAGGGAATCGCTGGGTCGTCGATATCGACTTGGAGAAATTCTTCGACAAAGTGAACCATGACAGGCTTATGGGCGTACTTGCAAAACAAATCGAAGATAAGCGTCTTCTTAAGTTAATCCGTAAATACTTGAAATCTGGCATCATGATAAATGGTATCGTAACAAGGAGTGAAGAAGGCACTCCGCAAGGAGGTCCTTTGAGTCCACTACTTTCCAACATTGTGCTTGATGAACTAGATAAGGAATTGGAGGAAAGAGGTCATAAATTTGTGCGATACGCTGATGACTGCAACATCTATGTGAAAACAAGAAAAGCAGGAAATCGGGTCATGAATTCTGTCACTTCGTTTATTGAAGGGAAGCTTAAGTTGAAGGTCAATCTGGATAAGTCCGCAGTAGACCGTCCTTGGAAGAGAAAATTTCTTGGGTTTAGTTTTACCTCTCACAAAGAACCTAAGGTTCGGATTGCGAACGAAAGTGTGAAACGAATGAAGAATAAAATCCGTGAAATCACCTCAAGGAAGAAACCTTATCCTATGGTGTACCGAGTAGAGAAAATCAATCAATATCTCATGGGTTGGTGCGGCTACTTTGCATTGGCAGATACACCGAGCGTATTTGTTCACTTTGATTCGTGGATTAGAAGACGGCTCCGAATGTGTATGTGGAAGGATTGGAAACTTCCAAGAACCAAAGTGAGAAAACTCATCGGGCTAGGTGTTGAGAGAAGAAAGGCTTACGAATGGGGCAACTCACGGAAAGGTTATTGGAGAATATCCAACAGCCCCATATTACACAGAGCCCTCGGAAACTCCTATTGGAGTTCCCAAGGGCTCAAAAGTCTGATATCTCGTTACGAAGCTTTGCGTTACCCATCTTAA
- a CDS encoding ABC transporter ATP-binding protein, which translates to MESIIKLQNISLRKGTNEILSNISLTMMPGEHWAILGLNGSGKTSLLNIIAAHHFPTEGAVEILGNCFGKTNLPELRKQIGFVSSSLERFSQMFINETVERVVVSGKYASFGLYEKTSKEDWDRAEELLHDFRLAYLKGKKISLLSEGEKRRVFIARALMSEPSLLILDEPCSGLDILSREQFLHSLHTVAKTNCHLVYVTHHVEEIIEDITHVLLIRNGQVVAAGPKQDVIIDEFLTKTYSVPVKVQWEGSRPYLHVDQTTVLRQIDAEKEGMVTSAL; encoded by the coding sequence GTGGAATCAATAATCAAATTGCAAAATATCTCCTTGAGAAAAGGAACAAACGAGATACTTTCGAATATCAGTTTAACGATGATGCCAGGCGAGCATTGGGCTATTTTAGGCTTGAATGGCTCAGGGAAGACATCATTGTTAAATATCATTGCAGCACATCATTTTCCAACTGAAGGAGCAGTCGAGATTCTAGGGAACTGTTTCGGGAAGACCAACTTGCCGGAATTGAGAAAGCAAATAGGCTTCGTCAGCAGTTCTCTCGAACGGTTTTCTCAAATGTTTATAAATGAAACGGTCGAACGGGTTGTCGTAAGCGGCAAATATGCAAGTTTTGGCCTTTATGAAAAGACATCTAAGGAAGACTGGGACAGGGCTGAAGAATTGTTGCATGACTTCCGTCTGGCGTACTTGAAAGGCAAGAAGATCAGTCTGCTGTCCGAAGGGGAGAAACGGCGTGTTTTTATTGCCCGTGCCTTAATGAGTGAACCTTCGCTGCTTATTTTGGACGAGCCGTGTTCCGGTCTGGATATTCTATCGAGAGAACAATTTTTGCATTCATTACATACGGTTGCCAAAACAAATTGTCACTTAGTGTATGTGACCCATCATGTAGAAGAAATTATAGAAGACATTACACATGTTCTGCTTATTAGAAATGGACAAGTAGTTGCGGCTGGGCCAAAACAGGATGTCATCATCGACGAATTTTTGACAAAGACGTATTCTGTTCCGGTGAAAGTACAATGGGAAGGTAGTCGTCCGTATCTTCATGTCGATCAAACAACAGTACTTCGGCAAATTGATGCGGAGAAAGAGGGAATGGTTACAAGTGCTCTTTAA
- a CDS encoding TAXI family TRAP transporter solute-binding subunit has translation MKNSKIRLFAFITMIAMLVLAACGTDDSSKGSGSDSGKTEKDYKYLSILTGGTQGTYYALGGALATFIDEETGVKTTAEVSQASAANMTALKENKAELAFVQTDIAYYASKGEMMFDGEVIDNVSAIGALYPETVQLVTLEKTGIKSFEDLKGKKVSVGAPGSGTYANAEQLLEVHGLTMDDIQPQNLDFGESQESLQAGQIDAAFITAGTPTGAVEGLNAVAQVFVVPVSDEKADELISKYEYYAKDVIPAGTYGMKEETSTVSVGAMIVVQNDIPEDLGYKITKAIYDNASNLEHAKGKLIKAETGLDGIGIPVHPGAQKYFNEVNK, from the coding sequence ATGAAGAATAGTAAAATACGTTTATTTGCTTTCATCACTATGATTGCTATGCTCGTTCTTGCGGCATGTGGTACGGATGATTCAAGCAAAGGCTCGGGATCGGATTCCGGGAAGACTGAAAAGGACTATAAATATCTAAGTATTCTAACAGGTGGTACGCAAGGAACATACTACGCCCTTGGGGGAGCGCTAGCAACTTTCATTGATGAAGAAACAGGCGTCAAAACGACAGCGGAAGTTTCCCAAGCGTCGGCTGCCAATATGACTGCTTTAAAAGAGAATAAGGCGGAATTGGCTTTTGTTCAAACAGATATCGCGTATTATGCTTCCAAAGGAGAAATGATGTTTGATGGAGAAGTGATCGATAACGTTTCGGCAATCGGTGCACTTTATCCGGAGACAGTCCAATTGGTAACGCTTGAAAAGACGGGCATCAAATCGTTTGAGGATTTAAAAGGCAAAAAGGTGTCAGTAGGGGCGCCTGGTTCAGGTACATATGCGAACGCTGAACAGCTATTGGAAGTACACGGGTTGACAATGGATGATATCCAACCACAAAATCTGGACTTCGGTGAATCGCAAGAGAGCTTGCAGGCGGGACAAATTGATGCCGCTTTCATTACTGCTGGTACACCGACAGGAGCAGTTGAAGGATTGAATGCGGTTGCTCAAGTATTTGTTGTTCCAGTTTCAGATGAAAAGGCTGATGAATTAATTTCCAAGTACGAATACTATGCAAAAGATGTTATCCCAGCAGGCACATACGGGATGAAAGAGGAAACGTCAACTGTTTCTGTTGGTGCGATGATTGTCGTTCAAAATGATATTCCGGAAGATCTGGGATATAAGATTACGAAAGCGATCTATGACAATGCTTCCAATTTGGAACATGCCAAAGGCAAGTTGATCAAAGCAGAGACGGGACTTGACGGAATCGGTATTCCTGTACATCCTGGTGCTCAAAAGTATTTCAATGAAGTGAATAAGTGA
- a CDS encoding VOC family protein encodes MAVDIYLTFNGNCREAIEFYSEVFKTEQPQVMTFGEAPPNPEYPLPEDAKDLIMHGRLKINGSTVMFSDTFPGSKVMEGTNISLAIVSNDRDAIQESFEKLKQGGTVKMELQETFFSKCYGSVRDRFGIEWQLSYEEQ; translated from the coding sequence GTGGCAGTCGATATCTATTTGACGTTCAATGGCAATTGTCGGGAAGCAATCGAATTTTATTCCGAGGTTTTCAAGACAGAACAACCGCAAGTGATGACTTTTGGAGAAGCCCCGCCGAATCCCGAATATCCATTGCCGGAAGATGCGAAAGACTTGATCATGCACGGAAGATTGAAGATTAACGGAAGTACCGTCATGTTTTCAGACACCTTTCCAGGATCGAAAGTGATGGAAGGCACGAATATCAGCTTAGCCATCGTCAGTAATGACAGGGATGCCATTCAAGAGTCCTTTGAAAAGCTGAAGCAAGGCGGAACGGTAAAGATGGAACTCCAGGAGACTTTCTTCAGCAAATGCTACGGGAGTGTCAGGGATCGTTTCGGTATCGAGTGGCAGTTAAGCTACGAAGAACAATAG
- a CDS encoding TRAP transporter permease, whose protein sequence is MLTEEEQLEILQKYDPESNTRNVKGIFKYIVFGGLLAFSIFQLYTSIGTPFTAYIQRSIHLGFALALIFILFPARKKAGVKKNKVPFYDVILSLVSIGIGLYWPLFYGELVLRVGRVSLLDLIVGIAAVLLTLEAARRAVGLPITIIASVFLVYAFFGPYFPGFLAHRGQDVESLVQLMFFTTDGILGTPISVSSTFIFVFLLFGAFLVKTGVGNYFNDLAVVLAGRLTGGPAKVAIFSSALQGTISGSSVANVVGSGSYTIPMMKKLGYRKEFAGGVEAAASTGGQIMPPIMGAAAFLMVEFIGNVTYWEIAKAAAIPALLYFTGIWIMTHFEAKRVGLQGMSEDQIPDRKATLKKIYLLLPILGIILFLLLGIPTMKAALLGIVLTLVVSFFDKSTRLGIKDIIVALVDGARTALAVAAATACAGIIVGVVVKTGLGLSLANGLISAAGGNIVLTLVFTMLAAIVLGMGSPTTANYVITSTIAAPAIITLLMLDMPADATVPVVVAISAHLFVFYFGIVADITPPVALAAFAASGISGGDPIKTGVNSAKLAIAAFIIPYMFVFNPALLMIDSSFFEIIWVTFTAIIGMVAIGAGIIGYWFRKCNWIERIIIVPIGLLLIYPETITDIVGLGLFVIMMAIQWKTKEKGKVVIA, encoded by the coding sequence ATGCTAACTGAAGAAGAACAGCTTGAAATTTTACAGAAGTACGATCCGGAATCAAACACGAGAAATGTAAAAGGAATTTTTAAATATATTGTGTTTGGCGGCTTGCTTGCCTTTTCTATATTTCAATTATACACATCGATCGGAACGCCATTTACTGCTTACATACAGCGATCCATCCATTTAGGGTTCGCCCTTGCGCTTATTTTCATCCTTTTTCCAGCAAGGAAAAAGGCGGGGGTCAAGAAAAACAAAGTGCCATTTTATGATGTGATTCTATCATTAGTTTCCATTGGAATAGGACTATACTGGCCGCTCTTTTACGGTGAGCTTGTATTACGTGTCGGCAGGGTATCATTACTTGATTTGATTGTCGGGATTGCCGCTGTACTATTGACACTCGAAGCAGCCCGTCGTGCGGTTGGTCTGCCGATTACGATAATTGCATCTGTTTTTTTGGTCTATGCATTTTTCGGCCCTTATTTTCCAGGGTTCCTTGCTCATCGCGGGCAAGATGTCGAAAGTTTAGTTCAGCTAATGTTCTTTACGACAGACGGTATTTTGGGAACGCCGATTAGCGTGTCTTCCACCTTTATCTTCGTCTTCCTGTTATTTGGGGCATTTCTCGTCAAGACGGGTGTCGGAAATTATTTCAATGACCTAGCCGTTGTGTTGGCAGGTCGTTTGACGGGAGGTCCTGCAAAAGTCGCAATCTTCTCAAGTGCTTTGCAGGGAACAATTTCAGGCAGCTCTGTAGCGAATGTTGTCGGATCCGGTTCCTATACAATTCCGATGATGAAAAAGCTTGGTTACCGAAAAGAATTTGCCGGCGGTGTCGAAGCAGCAGCGTCTACAGGAGGGCAAATCATGCCGCCGATCATGGGGGCAGCCGCATTCTTAATGGTTGAATTCATTGGGAATGTGACATATTGGGAAATTGCAAAGGCTGCGGCCATTCCTGCGTTGCTCTACTTTACGGGCATTTGGATTATGACCCATTTCGAAGCGAAGCGGGTAGGATTGCAAGGAATGTCGGAAGATCAAATTCCAGATCGAAAGGCGACTTTGAAGAAAATTTATCTGCTTCTTCCGATTCTCGGTATTATCTTATTCCTATTACTAGGAATTCCAACAATGAAAGCAGCTTTGCTCGGTATCGTTTTGACGTTGGTTGTCAGCTTTTTTGACAAGTCAACACGCTTGGGGATCAAGGATATTATTGTGGCGCTCGTTGACGGAGCCCGTACAGCGCTTGCCGTTGCAGCTGCAACGGCATGTGCAGGGATTATTGTCGGTGTTGTCGTAAAAACAGGTCTTGGCCTAAGTTTGGCAAATGGTCTAATTTCAGCAGCCGGCGGAAATATTGTCTTGACGTTGGTCTTCACCATGCTGGCAGCCATTGTGCTTGGCATGGGATCGCCTACAACAGCTAACTATGTCATTACATCGACTATTGCTGCACCTGCCATTATTACATTACTGATGTTGGATATGCCTGCTGATGCAACGGTTCCAGTTGTTGTCGCCATTTCCGCACACCTTTTCGTTTTCTATTTTGGAATCGTGGCGGACATCACCCCGCCGGTAGCTCTTGCTGCATTTGCAGCTTCCGGGATATCAGGTGGAGATCCGATCAAAACAGGGGTCAACTCGGCTAAATTGGCGATTGCCGCGTTTATCATTCCGTATATGTTCGTGTTTAACCCTGCATTGCTCATGATTGATTCATCATTCTTTGAGATTATCTGGGTTACCTTTACAGCGATTATTGGAATGGTGGCTATTGGAGCGGGAATCATCGGCTACTGGTTCCGTAAATGTAATTGGATCGAACGGATCATTATTGTGCCGATTGGGCTCCTCTTAATTTATCCAGAAACGATTACGGATATAGTAGGACTTGGATTGTTTGTCATCATGATGGCGATCCAATGGAAAACTAAAGAGAAGGGCAAAGTCGTTATTGCCTAA
- a CDS encoding DUF1850 domain-containing protein produces the protein MGKKGITLTILLLLLLLTLIFFFLPFQKAFTFTEYRTDHPAVFYLKQQEEKEFQIRYVHSIFLSNVLETYRVVQRDHIKMLSMEYEDVGIGLPGYAEEGESLTVEEGVYTLTYDNRTVKSFVLYVGDVDADLAFRYQQHEYDLKQYLTRGESYEFQIEWLTLFQMMKGVNLSG, from the coding sequence ATGGGAAAGAAAGGGATCACCCTGACCATTCTTTTGCTGTTACTCCTACTTACCCTCATCTTTTTTTTCCTGCCTTTTCAAAAGGCATTCACTTTCACCGAGTACCGGACAGACCACCCCGCAGTTTTCTATTTAAAACAGCAGGAGGAAAAGGAATTTCAAATCCGATATGTCCACTCGATCTTTTTATCCAACGTACTGGAAACGTACCGAGTTGTCCAACGGGATCACATTAAAATGCTTTCTATGGAATACGAGGATGTTGGAATCGGATTGCCCGGCTATGCCGAAGAAGGAGAGTCTCTGACAGTGGAAGAAGGAGTGTATACGCTTACTTATGACAATCGTACAGTCAAGTCGTTCGTCTTGTATGTCGGTGATGTTGACGCCGATCTGGCTTTCCGCTATCAGCAGCATGAATACGATTTAAAACAATATTTGACTAGAGGGGAATCGTACGAGTTTCAAATCGAATGGCTTACCCTGTTTCAAATGATGAAAGGAGTCAACTTGAGTGGTTAA
- a CDS encoding YitT family protein, producing MKREHKKEKFSDQLKRYVLIAIGATLAAVALELFLIPNSVIDGGIIGISLLLNIITGIPFGILILLINLPFLFFGFKHIGKSFFISSVLAIALLAIIEFPLKSVGPFVTDPLLATVFGGLILGAGVGLVIRNGGALDGTEILGILLTRRIPFSVGEFVMFLNVFIFGWAGFVLTWEKAMYSILTYYIASKMIDMVIQGLDETKAIIIVSDEYEDLSDAIVERLGRSVTKLHGKGGISDNEKDVIYVVVTRLEISKLKQIVRDVDPTAFVTIMNTQETHGATFKSAIH from the coding sequence ATGAAAAGGGAGCATAAAAAAGAAAAGTTTAGTGACCAGTTGAAGAGGTATGTACTGATTGCGATCGGTGCTACGTTAGCGGCGGTTGCATTGGAACTATTCCTTATACCAAATTCCGTCATCGATGGCGGCATCATCGGGATTTCTCTTTTGTTAAATATCATCACCGGCATTCCCTTCGGTATTTTGATCCTCCTCATCAACTTACCTTTTCTATTTTTCGGATTTAAACATATCGGTAAAAGCTTCTTCATTTCATCGGTACTCGCCATTGCCTTATTGGCAATCATTGAATTTCCGCTAAAATCCGTTGGCCCGTTTGTAACCGATCCGTTGCTGGCAACTGTATTTGGCGGCTTAATCCTCGGGGCGGGGGTAGGCTTAGTCATACGAAATGGCGGTGCGCTGGATGGAACTGAAATACTCGGCATTTTATTGACAAGACGCATACCGTTCTCGGTAGGAGAATTTGTCATGTTCCTGAATGTTTTCATTTTCGGTTGGGCCGGTTTCGTCTTGACTTGGGAAAAAGCGATGTACTCCATTTTAACTTACTATATTGCTTCGAAGATGATCGATATGGTCATTCAAGGCTTGGATGAAACAAAAGCGATCATCATTGTTTCCGACGAATATGAGGATTTAAGTGATGCGATTGTAGAGAGGCTGGGACGCAGCGTAACAAAACTGCATGGAAAAGGCGGAATTAGTGATAACGAAAAGGATGTCATTTATGTCGTCGTAACCAGATTGGAGATCTCCAAACTGAAACAAATTGTACGTGATGTCGATCCGACCGCCTTCGTCACGATTATGAACACACAAGAAACGCATGGGGCGACGTTTAAATCCGCAATCCATTAA
- a CDS encoding ABC transporter ATP-binding protein, with protein sequence MLKIKNVSISYQHKMVLDQLDFSAAKGEIIGVAAPNGTGKTTMFNIIANYVKPDAGQVIFDDKYSYKNEKEELLIHRLLATFPDQKDLYEELSGIDHMKLYANMWKGSAKNVPAIVERLQMGHYVKRKVGTYSLGMRQRLCFAMMMAADTSIMLMDEVMNGLDVTNVALISDCLLEMKQREKLIFVASHLLENLDLYADRVIFLKGGKIVHEQKFTGENDVYLKTDMDAEQYKKLVTENVLPNDHMYIAKRLLCIPLKGMAAADQTKWIERMLTDEKELAVGTLGTVEYYEKYYSESL encoded by the coding sequence ATGTTAAAAATAAAAAATGTGTCAATTTCTTATCAACATAAAATGGTTCTGGATCAGCTTGATTTCTCTGCAGCTAAAGGGGAAATCATTGGTGTGGCAGCACCGAACGGAACTGGCAAGACGACAATGTTCAATATTATCGCAAACTATGTAAAACCAGACGCAGGCCAAGTCATTTTTGATGATAAATATTCCTATAAGAATGAGAAAGAAGAGCTATTGATCCATCGTCTTTTGGCAACTTTTCCTGACCAGAAGGATTTGTATGAGGAACTGTCTGGAATTGATCATATGAAATTGTATGCGAATATGTGGAAGGGTTCTGCAAAAAATGTACCTGCCATCGTGGAACGTTTGCAAATGGGCCATTACGTGAAACGGAAAGTAGGGACATATTCTCTAGGGATGAGACAGAGATTATGCTTTGCCATGATGATGGCTGCTGACACTTCCATCATGCTAATGGATGAAGTGATGAATGGGCTCGACGTTACCAATGTAGCGCTTATTTCAGATTGTTTACTAGAAATGAAACAAAGGGAGAAGCTCATCTTTGTTGCTTCTCATTTATTAGAGAACCTGGACTTGTATGCGGATCGTGTCATTTTCTTGAAAGGGGGAAAAATAGTTCACGAGCAAAAGTTTACGGGAGAAAATGATGTGTATTTGAAAACAGATATGGACGCTGAACAGTATAAAAAGTTAGTTACGGAGAATGTGCTTCCGAATGATCACATGTATATTGCCAAACGTCTGCTTTGTATCCCATTAAAAGGGATGGCGGCTGCAGATCAAACAAAATGGATTGAACGCATGCTAACTGATGAAAAAGAATTAGCTGTGGGTACATTGGGGACGGTGGAATACTATGAAAAATATTACTCAGAATCCTTATAA
- a CDS encoding SLC13 family permease, with protein MVLQLTLTFLILGITVILFMTNRLRSDLVAVLALLAMVLTGILSPAEALTGFSNTVVIMIAGLFIIGAGILRTGLAQMAGSLLLRYSGESEKRLFVLLLLIVAAVGAFMSNTGTVALMMPIVVSIAISIQSSPSKYLIPLSYMASFSGLLTLIASPPNLIISQMLVDNGFEKLGFFQITPIGIVGVVVGLIYMFLIRNTLLPAGQTSGSGASQHKLSPKQLAIDYELGGNLFKLKVPAHSDLAGKRLAQLKIPASFHLCVLKISRKSMESMKLLPMTYQEMAGPDSMVQPKDRLYVQGSLTNVEKFVAAYGLEIEEEEPEASELISKQFGIAEVLLTPHSSFINETIRGIGFREKYNVNIIGLNRQGDYVARDMTKQRLRFGDSLLIQGAWDSIELLAKETKDVVVIGQPKEHAGVAAASGKALIAGAIMILVVGLMILELFPAVISVLIGAVLMIVTGCVRNMDDAYGQINWESIVLIAAMLPMATALEKSGGMVMLAEGIVNLLGPIGPVGVLGGIFLLTMLFGQFISNTATAVLFAPIGLSAALSMGVSPYPYLIAVAVGASMAFSTPVASPTNALVMTAGNYRFKDFVRAGIPLQIIMFIVMMIAIPLFFPL; from the coding sequence ATAGTTTTGCAGCTCACGTTGACATTTCTCATTTTAGGTATTACCGTCATCCTCTTTATGACGAACCGGTTGCGTTCGGATTTGGTAGCGGTCCTTGCGCTTCTAGCCATGGTGCTGACAGGCATCCTTTCGCCGGCAGAAGCATTGACCGGCTTTTCCAATACCGTCGTCATCATGATCGCCGGGCTTTTCATAATTGGAGCCGGGATTTTACGGACGGGGCTTGCTCAAATGGCAGGTTCCCTTTTACTTCGTTATTCAGGTGAAAGTGAAAAGAGGCTCTTTGTATTGCTATTGCTCATAGTGGCGGCTGTCGGTGCGTTTATGAGCAATACAGGGACTGTGGCATTAATGATGCCGATTGTGGTGAGCATTGCCATTAGCATTCAAAGCAGTCCGTCCAAATATTTGATTCCGTTGTCGTACATGGCTAGCTTCTCAGGGCTCTTGACGTTGATTGCTTCGCCTCCCAATTTGATTATTAGTCAAATGCTTGTGGATAATGGATTTGAAAAACTGGGCTTCTTTCAGATCACGCCAATCGGCATTGTTGGCGTTGTCGTTGGATTGATCTACATGTTTCTCATTCGTAATACTTTATTGCCTGCCGGCCAAACAAGCGGTTCGGGTGCATCTCAGCATAAGCTTTCACCAAAGCAGCTGGCAATCGATTATGAACTGGGAGGCAATTTATTCAAATTGAAAGTGCCAGCACATTCAGATCTTGCGGGTAAACGGCTGGCACAGTTGAAGATTCCAGCTTCCTTTCATTTATGTGTGCTGAAAATCAGCAGGAAGTCGATGGAAAGCATGAAATTATTACCGATGACGTATCAGGAGATGGCAGGTCCGGATAGTATGGTCCAGCCGAAAGACCGTCTCTATGTGCAAGGTTCTTTAACGAACGTCGAAAAGTTTGTCGCTGCGTACGGGCTGGAAATTGAAGAGGAGGAGCCGGAAGCTTCTGAACTGATTTCCAAACAGTTTGGCATCGCTGAAGTGTTATTGACGCCTCATTCCAGTTTCATTAACGAAACGATCCGCGGCATCGGGTTTCGGGAGAAATACAATGTCAATATTATCGGCTTGAACCGGCAGGGTGATTATGTGGCCCGTGATATGACGAAGCAACGCTTGCGTTTCGGGGATTCACTGCTGATCCAAGGAGCTTGGGACTCCATTGAGTTGCTGGCCAAGGAAACGAAGGATGTCGTTGTCATTGGTCAGCCGAAGGAACATGCCGGGGTGGCAGCGGCTAGCGGAAAGGCATTGATCGCCGGAGCTATTATGATTCTTGTTGTCGGATTGATGATCTTGGAATTATTCCCTGCTGTCATTTCGGTTTTGATTGGCGCAGTTCTCATGATTGTGACCGGATGCGTCCGCAATATGGATGATGCGTACGGACAGATCAACTGGGAAAGCATCGTTCTGATTGCAGCGATGCTGCCGATGGCGACCGCGCTAGAAAAGTCGGGCGGCATGGTGATGCTGGCGGAAGGGATAGTGAATTTGCTTGGCCCGATTGGTCCGGTTGGCGTGTTAGGGGGAATTTTCCTTCTGACTATGCTCTTTGGCCAGTTTATTAGCAACACGGCAACGGCGGTATTATTTGCACCAATCGGATTAAGTGCTGCGCTTAGCATGGGGGTCAGTCCCTATCCATACTTGATCGCTGTTGCTGTCGGTGCGAGCATGGCCTTTTCGACTCCGGTCGCATCGCCGACCAATGCACTTGTCATGACGGCGGGCAATTATCGTTTCAAAGACTTCGTCAGGGCGGGTATCCCGCTGCAAATTATCATGTTTATCGTCATGATGATTGCCATACCGCTTTTCTTTCCGCTATGA